One Thunnus maccoyii chromosome 14, fThuMac1.1, whole genome shotgun sequence genomic window carries:
- the ppm1ba gene encoding protein phosphatase 1B: MGAFLDKPKTEKHNSHGEGKGLRYGLSSMQGWRVEMEDAHTAVLGLPAPGMTDWSFFAVYDGHAGSRVANYCSKHLLEHIIGASLGAGGMQGSQAGSDSTASDTPAQIPPPVEAVKAGIRTGFLRIDEHMRSFSDLRNGMDRSGSTAVGILLSPDHFFFINCGDSRAVLYRNSHVCFSTLDHKPCNPRERERIHNAGGSVMIQRVNGSLAVSRALGDYDYKCVDGKGPTEQLVSPEPEVFEMVRAPEQDQFVILACDGIWDVMSNEELCEFVKSRLEVSDDLERVCNEVVDTCLHKGSRDNMSVVLVCLPNAPKVSEEAVRKDAELNKYLESRVEEMLSRPGEDGFPDLVTVMRNLSTDSGMPTLPPGGGLASKRSVIEAVYNRLNPYREEDGSGAELEYHW; this comes from the exons ATGGGTGCGTTCCTGGACAAGCCCAAGACAGAGAAACATAACTCACACGGTGAGGGGAAAGGCCTCCGCTATGGGCTGAGCTCCATGCAGGGCTGGCGGGTGGAGATGGAGGATGCTCACACAGCTGTGTTGGGACTTCCTGCTCCTGGTATGACTGACTGGTCCTTTTTTGCTGTCTATGATGGTCACGCCGGCTCTAGGGTTGCCAACTACTGCTCTAAGCATCTTCTTGAACACATAATCGGTGCTAGCTTAGGGGCCGGAGGGATGCAAGGCTCCCAGGCTGGTTCAGACAGCACGGCCAGTGACACCCCAGCACAGATTCCTCCTCCGGTGGAGGCTGTGAAAGCCGGGATCCGGACAGGCTTCCTGAGGATCGATGAACACATGCGCAGCTTCTCTGACCTGCGAAATGGCATGGATCGCAGTGGATCCACAGCAGTGGGAATCCTCCTGTCACCCgatcatttctttttcattaactGTGGGGATTCTCGAGCCGTTCTGTACCGAAATTCACACGTGTGCTTCTCCACACTTGACCACAAGCCTTGCAACCCACGTGAGAGAGAGCGCATCCATAACGCTGGCGGCTCAGTGATGATCCAGAGGGTGAACGGGTCACTGGCTGTATCGCGGGCCTTGGGGGACTACGATTATAAGTGTGTCGATGGCAAAGGCCCCACTGAGCAGCTGGTTAGCCCTGAACCAGAAGTGTTTGAGATGGTTCGGGCCCCTGAGCAGGATCAGTTTGTGATCCTGGCATGTGATGGTATCTGGGATGTCATGTCCAATGAGGAGCTGTGCGAGTTTGTGAAATCAAGGCTGGAGGTGTCTGATGACCTGGAAAGAGTCTGCAATGAAGTAGTGGACACCTGCCTGCACAAG GGGAGTCGGGATAACATGAgtgttgtgttagtgtgtttgcCCAACGCTCCCAAAGTGTCAGAGGAAGCTGTGAGGAAAGACGCTGAGCTCAACAAATACCTGGAGTCTCGAGTGGAAG AGATGCTGTCTCGGCCAGGGGAGGACGGGTTTCCAGACCTTGTTACAGTGATGAGGAACTTGTCCACCGACAGCGGCATGCCCACGCTGCCACCAGGGGGAGGCCTCGCCAGCAA ACGCAGTGTTATTGAAGCAGTATACAACCGTCTGAACCCATACAGGGAAGAAGATGGG